In one Candidatus Nitronereus thalassa genomic region, the following are encoded:
- a CDS encoding SDR family oxidoreductase encodes MMKQFLRQTVALFPQANSLGADLVTALKQQGYEVMCGVPPSDRPWWEQWESTVDPNAGMGHAWFVNGDFETEKSVSSLIDDMVQRSDVCGNFPVQQSWPSTENFPSLPDWPLELWERTVSQTLRQAFLIAQRVVEEFVVNQTRGKLVYVFQGEKTNIGVATYHTALYSFVRSITKEYGARGVACNAILTNSVESTMSSQDTANQPFSDPLGMEGRWLDGPGKLAVFLLSPESDFVNGNVFTVE; translated from the coding sequence ATGATGAAGCAGTTTTTACGACAGACGGTCGCGCTGTTCCCCCAGGCAAATTCTCTGGGGGCGGACCTGGTAACGGCCCTCAAGCAGCAAGGATATGAGGTCATGTGTGGGGTTCCACCATCCGACCGTCCGTGGTGGGAGCAATGGGAATCAACCGTTGACCCAAACGCTGGGATGGGGCACGCGTGGTTTGTTAATGGCGACTTTGAAACGGAGAAAAGTGTCAGCAGTTTGATTGATGACATGGTTCAGCGAAGCGACGTCTGTGGCAATTTCCCCGTTCAGCAATCGTGGCCATCAACTGAAAATTTTCCCTCGTTGCCTGATTGGCCCTTGGAACTCTGGGAACGGACCGTAAGCCAAACGTTACGCCAGGCGTTTTTGATTGCCCAACGTGTCGTGGAAGAATTCGTCGTCAATCAGACAAGAGGAAAGCTGGTGTACGTGTTTCAGGGAGAGAAGACCAATATCGGGGTCGCGACCTATCATACGGCACTGTACTCCTTTGTGCGGAGCATCACCAAAGAGTATGGCGCGCGCGGTGTGGCCTGTAATGCCATCCTGACGAATTCGGTGGAGTCGACGATGAGCAGCCAAGACACGGCGAATCAGCCCTTTTCGGATCCTCTTGGAATGGAAGGGCGGTGGCTCGATGGACCAGGGAAGCTTGCTGTATTCCTGCTGTCACCCGAGTCTGATTTTGTGAACGGGAACGTGTTTACGGTCGAGTGA
- a CDS encoding BTAD domain-containing putative transcriptional regulator: MRGRQSRIIKLTVPRLPKIVQRTRLYRWLDQALKNHTVVWINGPPGVGKTTLVASYLKHKKIRALWYQVDAGDTDVGTLFHYLTLAYQKLAPRSRRPLPKFTPEFLPGLLVFARTFFEQLFQSLKSPAVMVLDNYQEAGSHLPFHQLMEIAFREVPPGMSVIIISRQEPPNTFARLQLMQELTQMDEEALRLTLGETKEIVALFKKKGFAPLSTRDIQELYQRVGGWVAGVILTLQTRMRNASVSQPDMTQESSPQLVFELFANEIFRNFAPHLQTLLLRTAIFETFSVPVAQTFAQSQTAIADLDHLCRNRYFIERRGESGEYVYQYHPMFREFLRKVGRQRLSTGEWRKLHQRAGELLESAGETVMAIDRFQIGECHEAEIRLICQEAPKLMEQGRIQTLDRWIARLPEDQKHSNPWVQFWWAQSAFGVNMRDAVSRYETAFQEFRKTGDYNGMAMAWSGWVDSIAMQWMDLKRLDSLVGLYDEVIPAAHVFQDETVRNRVTFARLHARLWQQPDHHELKKLVTQCLSVFHLERNPNNLANQLFILGVYYMWKGTHRLILDLVEHVHQEVDSRAMTPYCRGMIALMKAQYFWFEADTKQMFHEAETVDQIIREAGIVGGQLQQNRSIKVHAAILMKDYELAQVVLEENDRILTHAPSTIRGYHHHQVGWVAWLQGDTFRAKEEVELALASAYELGGVFPIGLNHLCAAMVYDDLQLLDQAAEHLAKGMPHAQYMQSPLLLFMGHLVAAAIAYTRKDEAGGREALAQAMEWGRVYTFVEFPYFHPRWMARLCVYALEAGIEVEYVRYLIQRRDLVPETPPVHLEDWPWPVRISTLGTFAIEVRGQRVSFPRKMQKRTLAFLKALVCATQREVALETVLDWLWPESEGDHAYNALTTTIHRARKLIGDEQAIVIQDGKIGFNAQRVWVDSWAMKEQLVRADEAAARGETATAEQWLTRAVQQYRGSFLPEDEAEPWTTAMREKLRRQYGQALAKLTQEWARDGKPEEAVRLLERAIEQEPGEERWYQDLMRMLGELGRSDEVQRVYEQCGQTLAHTDHRSPSLDTTTLRDRWVKGSSQTQ; encoded by the coding sequence ATGAGAGGCCGGCAATCCCGTATAATAAAGCTGACGGTTCCCCGACTGCCAAAGATCGTGCAGAGGACGCGTCTGTATCGATGGCTGGATCAGGCGCTGAAGAACCATACCGTTGTGTGGATTAATGGCCCTCCCGGGGTAGGGAAAACCACGCTCGTTGCCAGTTATCTCAAGCATAAAAAAATACGTGCCCTGTGGTATCAAGTCGATGCCGGAGATACCGATGTCGGGACCTTGTTTCATTACCTCACGTTGGCGTATCAAAAGCTGGCGCCGCGTTCCCGGCGTCCTTTGCCCAAATTTACGCCCGAATTCCTTCCTGGGTTATTAGTATTTGCCCGCACCTTTTTCGAACAGCTCTTTCAAAGTCTGAAATCGCCCGCGGTCATGGTGTTGGATAATTACCAGGAGGCGGGTTCTCATCTGCCGTTTCATCAACTCATGGAAATTGCCTTCAGAGAAGTTCCTCCTGGTATGAGTGTGATTATCATCAGTCGACAAGAACCTCCCAATACCTTTGCGCGGTTGCAGTTAATGCAGGAACTGACCCAAATGGATGAAGAAGCGTTACGGTTGACGCTCGGAGAGACCAAAGAGATCGTGGCCCTCTTCAAAAAGAAAGGGTTTGCGCCATTATCGACACGTGACATTCAGGAATTGTATCAGCGGGTAGGGGGCTGGGTGGCTGGAGTGATCCTCACGCTCCAAACACGGATGCGGAATGCGAGCGTAAGTCAGCCAGACATGACTCAAGAGTCGTCACCTCAGCTGGTCTTTGAATTGTTTGCCAACGAAATCTTTCGCAACTTTGCACCACACCTTCAGACGCTATTATTGAGAACCGCGATTTTTGAAACGTTTTCTGTGCCTGTAGCCCAAACGTTCGCCCAGTCCCAAACCGCGATTGCGGATTTGGATCATTTGTGCCGTAATCGTTACTTCATTGAACGACGCGGGGAGTCTGGAGAGTACGTGTATCAATATCATCCGATGTTTCGTGAGTTTTTACGCAAAGTGGGGCGCCAACGATTGTCAACGGGCGAATGGCGAAAACTGCACCAACGCGCGGGTGAACTGTTGGAATCGGCAGGTGAAACGGTCATGGCCATCGACCGATTTCAAATAGGCGAATGTCATGAAGCTGAAATTCGTCTCATATGCCAGGAAGCCCCGAAACTCATGGAACAGGGACGGATTCAGACTTTGGATCGCTGGATTGCGCGTCTGCCAGAAGACCAAAAGCATAGCAATCCCTGGGTCCAATTCTGGTGGGCGCAAAGTGCCTTCGGCGTCAATATGAGGGATGCCGTGTCTCGGTACGAAACCGCGTTTCAGGAGTTCCGTAAAACTGGCGACTACAATGGCATGGCGATGGCCTGGTCAGGGTGGGTGGACTCCATTGCCATGCAATGGATGGACCTGAAGCGTCTCGATAGCCTTGTAGGTTTATACGATGAAGTGATTCCGGCGGCTCACGTCTTTCAAGATGAAACCGTGAGAAATCGCGTCACGTTTGCCCGCCTTCATGCCCGGTTATGGCAACAACCGGACCATCACGAATTAAAGAAATTGGTAACACAATGTCTGAGCGTCTTCCATCTTGAGCGGAATCCCAATAATCTGGCCAATCAGCTATTTATCTTAGGTGTGTATTATATGTGGAAAGGGACTCACCGATTGATTCTTGACTTGGTCGAACACGTCCATCAAGAAGTGGATTCACGAGCGATGACGCCCTATTGCCGGGGCATGATTGCGCTGATGAAGGCTCAATATTTTTGGTTTGAAGCGGATACGAAACAGATGTTCCATGAAGCCGAAACAGTAGACCAGATTATCAGAGAGGCGGGAATTGTGGGCGGCCAATTGCAGCAGAACCGATCCATCAAAGTGCATGCGGCAATTCTTATGAAGGATTATGAGTTAGCCCAAGTGGTGTTGGAGGAAAACGATCGGATTCTCACACACGCTCCAAGTACGATACGCGGATATCACCATCATCAAGTCGGCTGGGTTGCCTGGCTTCAGGGGGATACGTTCCGCGCGAAGGAAGAAGTCGAACTGGCGCTGGCCTCTGCCTACGAATTGGGAGGGGTATTTCCTATTGGATTGAACCACCTGTGCGCGGCCATGGTGTATGACGATTTACAACTGTTGGACCAAGCTGCAGAGCATCTGGCCAAAGGGATGCCGCATGCCCAATACATGCAGAGCCCACTGTTACTGTTTATGGGGCATCTGGTGGCGGCGGCGATTGCGTATACGCGGAAGGATGAAGCTGGAGGCCGCGAAGCTTTGGCGCAAGCCATGGAGTGGGGCCGGGTGTACACGTTTGTGGAGTTTCCTTACTTTCATCCCCGGTGGATGGCGCGGTTGTGCGTGTATGCACTAGAAGCGGGGATCGAAGTGGAATATGTCCGCTACCTGATCCAACGACGCGATCTGGTGCCGGAGACGCCGCCAGTGCACCTGGAGGACTGGCCGTGGCCGGTGCGCATCAGCACCTTGGGCACCTTCGCCATCGAGGTGCGGGGCCAACGGGTCAGCTTCCCCCGAAAGATGCAAAAACGCACGTTGGCCTTTCTGAAGGCCCTCGTGTGTGCGACGCAGCGCGAGGTGGCGTTGGAGACGGTGCTGGATTGGCTATGGCCGGAGTCGGAAGGGGATCATGCCTACAATGCGTTAACGACGACGATTCATCGGGCGCGAAAGTTGATAGGTGATGAGCAAGCCATCGTGATCCAGGACGGCAAGATCGGGTTCAATGCCCAGCGGGTCTGGGTGGATAGCTGGGCAATGAAAGAGCAACTGGTCCGAGCAGACGAGGCGGCGGCGCGTGGCGAGACGGCGACGGCAGAGCAATGGCTAACCCGCGCCGTGCAGCAGTATAGAGGGAGTTTTTTACCAGAGGATGAGGCGGAACCGTGGACGACCGCCATGCGGGAGAAGCTGCGGCGGCAGTATGGACAGGCGTTGGCCAAGCTGACGCAAGAATGGGCGCGTGATGGAAAGCCGGAGGAGGCGGTGCGGCTGTTAGAGCGGGCCATCGAGCAGGAGCCCGGAGAAGAGCGCTGGTATCAGGACCTGATGCGGATGCTAGGCGAGCTCGGGCGAAGTGATGAGGTGCAGCGCGTCTACGAACAATGTGGTCAAACTTTGGCGCATACCGATCACCGTAGTCCCTCACTTGATACGACAACTCTTAGAGATCGCTGGGTCAAGGGATCCAGCCAAACCCAGTAA
- a CDS encoding OmpP1/FadL family transporter, with product MGRHSFFTLGLRLASLFHSRATSLLLFFLSVLSFHPLAWADGFRNPFHDAAAIGQGNAFRAQADNPSALFYNQAGMTQLPGIQHSVGFQLVSPNTTFTAPSGTTVDNKIEGGLVGFPPPGQVFFTAHLGEWFPRYFDRVWAGLGMLNLFGFANQYPNNSPFANVITRGQLPLISITPSVAVRLSDWLAVGLGAKIFTFWSLLGEGHNEAQSIALGNISGTTAGDKLELNGKGTTAGFDVSFLLTPLRNDMGQPLMNVAFIWRSQAVLPLNGALLDNGRKVADVKTALRFPEGYEWGLAFWPLRTSAHELKLEVDVTWTRWSSIRDFHIFLSNGGVILQPQFWDDAVTVDTGFEYKWLHPPSSPDWEYTFRMGYNHSEAAIVDQNFNPLAPDSNVHGLTIGFGALCEDRGLFLGIFQCGKSGEGLLVRQALGIDLFYMVLLWEPRTVTGHPFPGVNGTYKTRTHVGGLTFRINF from the coding sequence ATGGGTCGCCATTCTTTCTTTACCCTTGGCCTCAGGCTCGCCTCTCTTTTTCACTCCAGAGCCACTTCACTCTTGTTGTTTTTTCTGTCAGTGTTGTCCTTTCACCCATTGGCGTGGGCCGATGGCTTTCGGAATCCATTTCATGATGCCGCGGCTATTGGGCAGGGCAATGCCTTTCGCGCGCAGGCCGATAATCCTTCCGCATTGTTTTATAACCAAGCCGGCATGACGCAACTGCCGGGCATCCAACATTCCGTGGGCTTTCAGTTGGTGAGCCCCAACACCACCTTCACGGCACCCAGTGGCACGACGGTGGACAACAAAATCGAGGGCGGACTCGTGGGATTTCCCCCGCCCGGTCAAGTGTTTTTCACTGCCCACCTTGGAGAATGGTTTCCTCGATACTTTGATCGCGTCTGGGCGGGACTTGGCATGTTGAACTTGTTTGGGTTTGCCAACCAGTATCCGAACAACAGTCCCTTTGCCAACGTGATCACCCGTGGTCAATTACCTTTAATCAGCATCACCCCAAGTGTGGCGGTGCGTTTGTCCGATTGGCTGGCAGTGGGCCTCGGTGCAAAAATTTTTACTTTCTGGTCGTTGTTAGGCGAGGGACACAACGAAGCCCAATCCATTGCTCTCGGCAATATTTCTGGTACGACTGCCGGCGATAAATTGGAACTCAATGGCAAAGGCACCACGGCAGGATTCGATGTGAGCTTTTTGCTCACGCCGCTGCGGAATGATATGGGTCAGCCGCTGATGAATGTCGCGTTCATCTGGCGTAGCCAAGCCGTCCTTCCATTGAATGGGGCCCTACTCGATAATGGACGGAAGGTCGCCGATGTCAAAACGGCTTTGCGATTTCCAGAGGGCTATGAATGGGGATTGGCCTTCTGGCCCCTTCGAACCTCTGCCCATGAACTGAAGTTGGAGGTGGATGTTACCTGGACGCGTTGGTCGTCGATTCGGGATTTTCACATCTTTCTTTCCAATGGCGGGGTCATTCTCCAACCTCAATTCTGGGATGATGCTGTGACGGTAGATACGGGATTTGAATATAAATGGTTACATCCTCCGTCATCCCCGGATTGGGAGTATACCTTCCGTATGGGATACAACCATTCCGAAGCGGCTATCGTCGACCAAAACTTCAATCCCTTAGCCCCTGACTCAAATGTTCATGGCCTGACGATTGGCTTCGGCGCTCTTTGTGAAGACCGAGGGCTATTTTTGGGCATTTTTCAATGCGGAAAATCCGGTGAAGGCCTACTTGTTCGTCAGGCTTTGGGCATCGATCTATTTTATATGGTGTTGCTTTGGGAACCTCGAACGGTGACCGGACATCCTTTTCCTGGCGTGAACGGCACCTACAAGACTCGAACACATGTGGGCGGTCTTACTTTTCGCATTAATTTTTGA
- a CDS encoding enoyl-CoA hydratase-related protein: MKSMSLQSEQPILFQGPWVTLKVGTPKSPYFTRECFENLKLVIELTKAEKKFKAIVLEGEGRYFSAGASRQALLKSRPNTSILHYAGEVPQLLMAAPVPTIAVMKGHAVGGGFILGLLCDIPLMAEESLYGVNFMALGFSPGMGSTFILEEAIGAPFARRLLLTGALVKGREFKKAGGPLSATVCARADLDSQVTQILAALEDIPRDVLETYKHALRKKREQLLRKALDDERVMQYQIFSKPQTIPHIERHYPVSKKDDFKKDRT; this comes from the coding sequence ATGAAGTCAATGTCACTGCAATCCGAGCAGCCGATCCTTTTTCAAGGGCCATGGGTCACGCTGAAAGTAGGTACACCCAAATCTCCGTATTTTACCCGTGAATGCTTTGAGAACCTCAAGCTGGTGATTGAACTGACAAAAGCGGAAAAAAAATTCAAAGCCATCGTGCTGGAGGGTGAGGGCCGATATTTTTCCGCCGGGGCATCCAGACAGGCTCTTCTGAAATCCAGGCCGAATACCTCCATTCTGCATTACGCAGGAGAAGTACCCCAACTGCTGATGGCCGCACCTGTTCCCACGATCGCCGTGATGAAAGGCCATGCGGTCGGCGGTGGATTTATCCTGGGATTACTGTGTGATATCCCGCTCATGGCGGAAGAAAGTCTCTACGGGGTCAATTTCATGGCGCTGGGCTTTTCGCCCGGGATGGGTTCGACCTTTATTTTGGAGGAAGCCATCGGTGCCCCCTTCGCGCGCCGGTTGTTACTGACGGGCGCCTTGGTCAAAGGGCGCGAATTCAAAAAGGCTGGTGGTCCTTTAAGTGCGACCGTCTGTGCCCGAGCTGATTTGGATTCGCAGGTCACTCAGATCCTCGCCGCGCTTGAGGACATTCCGAGGGATGTGTTGGAAACGTATAAGCACGCTCTGCGTAAAAAACGAGAACAGCTGTTACGAAAAGCCCTCGATGATGAGCGTGTCATGCAATACCAGATTTTTTCCAAACCGCAGACCATCCCACATATTGAGCGTCATTACCCGGTGTCTAAAAAAGATGACTTCAAAAAGGATCGCACATGA
- a CDS encoding enoyl-CoA hydratase/isomerase family protein, with amino-acid sequence MARVGIDDPNMHLHQNEECVHRFTLINERGATHLTPNLLRALRLSLDGLRGAQPLVIEGTASDFCHGLDLEWAETLGESSTQASDVMLIQIMEVFQSILNTLRRWPKPVISVVTGHASGAGLGFLGVSDVVIAHEQARFSAPETMLGLIPAKIYPYLVRRMGVARAKLFGMGGVSLTAAKASAWGLVDEVVDDLNHTLQGYLKRWARVDSRTVNAMKALTEDHWPIPEGFNADADQRFVELIKSPSTQQRMKNFREGVAPWE; translated from the coding sequence ATGGCAAGGGTTGGCATTGACGATCCGAATATGCATTTGCACCAGAATGAAGAATGCGTGCATCGATTCACGTTGATCAATGAACGAGGTGCCACCCATCTCACACCGAATCTTCTGCGGGCTTTGCGGTTGTCGTTAGATGGACTTCGTGGTGCTCAACCTCTTGTGATCGAAGGAACGGCTTCTGACTTTTGCCATGGTTTGGACCTCGAATGGGCTGAAACCTTGGGAGAGTCGAGCACTCAAGCCTCAGACGTCATGTTGATTCAAATCATGGAAGTGTTTCAATCAATCCTCAACACGCTGCGGCGTTGGCCGAAGCCGGTCATCAGTGTCGTCACGGGACATGCCAGCGGTGCCGGGTTGGGATTCCTGGGCGTGTCCGATGTCGTGATTGCGCATGAACAGGCAAGGTTTTCCGCGCCGGAAACCATGTTAGGACTCATACCAGCGAAGATTTATCCCTACCTGGTCCGGCGGATGGGCGTTGCGCGAGCGAAACTGTTCGGGATGGGCGGCGTCTCGCTGACGGCAGCTAAGGCTAGTGCCTGGGGCCTGGTCGATGAAGTGGTTGATGATCTCAACCATACCCTTCAAGGCTATCTTAAGCGATGGGCTCGCGTTGATTCACGGACGGTGAACGCGATGAAGGCCTTGACGGAAGATCATTGGCCCATTCCCGAGGGATTCAATGCAGATGCCGACCAGCGTTTTGTTGAGCTGATCAAAAGTCCATCGACCCAACAGCGTATGAAGAATTTTCGGGAAGGCGTGGCGCCATGGGAGTGA
- a CDS encoding SDR family NAD(P)-dependent oxidoreductase, translating into MINSSLQGKWIVVTGGTRGLGKAIGMAFAHAGANVVLTYRWGSVPPEEVREEFRCAGFIEPKIVECDVSDAESIEQTIQDLARQQIQVHALISNVAFSKPIQSIDGYKLNSLHLSMKYSVFPVVEWVKMVHRHMGCYPRYVTAISSDGATLSLPGYDLVGISKAALESMCRYLAVRLKPAGVRVNVISAGYFDSASAREVFGDALMELAKAKGLLVDPADLANVCVALSSGLLDVITGQVIVADEGWSLFSPFSLVTGAGVTEGFPREKETDECCQP; encoded by the coding sequence ATGATCAACTCATCTCTACAGGGAAAATGGATCGTGGTGACAGGCGGGACCCGTGGGTTAGGCAAAGCCATCGGCATGGCCTTTGCTCACGCTGGTGCCAATGTGGTGCTGACCTACCGATGGGGAAGCGTGCCCCCTGAGGAAGTCCGTGAAGAATTCCGTTGTGCCGGGTTTATTGAACCGAAGATCGTGGAATGCGATGTGAGCGATGCCGAGTCGATCGAGCAGACCATTCAAGACCTCGCCCGGCAGCAGATACAGGTACATGCGCTCATTAGTAATGTCGCATTTTCTAAACCCATTCAATCTATCGATGGGTATAAGCTGAACTCTTTGCATCTTTCGATGAAGTATTCCGTCTTTCCGGTGGTGGAGTGGGTAAAAATGGTGCACCGGCACATGGGTTGCTATCCTCGGTATGTGACGGCGATTTCAAGTGACGGCGCGACGCTATCATTGCCTGGTTACGATCTCGTGGGCATCAGCAAAGCGGCCTTGGAATCGATGTGTCGCTATCTTGCGGTACGATTAAAACCTGCGGGGGTTCGGGTTAATGTCATCAGTGCCGGCTATTTTGATTCTGCGAGTGCACGAGAGGTATTTGGTGACGCCTTGATGGAACTCGCCAAGGCCAAAGGGTTGTTGGTGGATCCCGCCGATCTGGCCAATGTGTGCGTGGCGTTGAGCTCGGGATTGCTGGATGTCATCACGGGCCAGGTCATTGTGGCGGATGAAGGGTGGTCCTTATTCAGTCCGTTCTCCCTCGTCACAGGCGCTGGAGTGACCGAAGGATTTCCTCGCGAGAAGGAAACAGACGAATGCTGTCAACCGTAA
- a CDS encoding phosphopantetheine-binding protein, with protein sequence MSRAEIFEVVKKNIQEIVEGLADREVVETDSMEELGADSLEVVEVVSRSMKELKIRVPRAELTNARNIKELVDLFEKATLASTG encoded by the coding sequence ATGAGTCGTGCGGAAATTTTCGAGGTCGTGAAAAAGAATATCCAAGAAATTGTTGAAGGCTTAGCCGATCGCGAGGTGGTCGAAACCGACAGCATGGAAGAATTGGGTGCGGACTCCCTGGAAGTGGTGGAAGTGGTGTCACGTTCGATGAAGGAATTGAAAATTCGCGTGCCTCGGGCTGAGCTGACGAATGCGCGAAATATCAAAGAACTTGTCGATTTGTTTGAAAAAGCAACGCTGGCATCAACAGGATGA
- a CDS encoding 3-hydroxyacyl-ACP dehydratase FabZ family protein — translation MLSTVSPEVQEQLVHAQKRLLVTGLWENQEPYYAREAIQSILPHRDPFLFLDSIDGFDLEAGTLAGHFDVTNRTEIFQGHFPDCPVWPGVLQVESIGQAGAFLFLMGRPQTGQPRVHATHLLHARFMQSIGPNSLIRVFVKVIEDGLFSTVVGQCVVGQTICSAAAVSLLIPH, via the coding sequence ATGCTGTCAACCGTAAGTCCCGAAGTCCAGGAACAGTTGGTTCATGCCCAGAAACGTTTGCTTGTGACAGGCCTGTGGGAGAATCAAGAACCCTACTACGCTCGGGAAGCCATTCAGTCCATCCTTCCCCATCGGGACCCATTTCTTTTTTTGGATTCTATCGATGGGTTTGATTTGGAGGCCGGGACATTAGCGGGGCATTTTGATGTGACCAACCGAACAGAAATTTTCCAGGGACATTTCCCCGATTGTCCGGTATGGCCAGGGGTGTTGCAGGTCGAATCGATTGGACAAGCCGGCGCGTTCTTATTTCTTATGGGCAGGCCACAGACCGGTCAACCTCGTGTTCACGCGACACACCTGCTCCACGCGAGGTTTATGCAATCGATTGGTCCTAACAGCCTCATTCGGGTGTTTGTCAAAGTCATAGAGGATGGATTGTTTTCGACCGTGGTCGGACAGTGCGTGGTGGGGCAGACCATTTGTTCTGCCGCGGCCGTGTCATTACTGATCCCACATTAA
- a CDS encoding beta-ketoacyl-[acyl-carrier-protein] synthase family protein yields MNNRFPDKKNAPRVVVTGMGAVTPLGMTRHDLLEGLQTGRSGIQRWQKYPGHRYSQIGGAIPECALADYFEKTRSMYAEPMIKKTTRLLRATPYAGRMTALAALEAMNDSRMEIDTAGDETIGHVLGGHNLNMNYIFQNTLEHEQDPDLIDPRYGLLTLDTDVLSVISELLHLKGPSFTIGAACASGNLAIMAGLDLIRSGRVDTVLVTGGLIDLDPVILTGWGLIDAIVTDKFLDEPERASRPFDAKRSGFVPGHCAAALVLESLENARERGAFLYGEILGGGGASDASRKTQPHIEGQVRAMQTALDDAGMAPEDINYINAHAPSTPLGDRVEVQAIKMVLGPHAYRMPVNSTKSLIGHGLCAAGVVECVATLLQMQEGFVHPTLNQEYPDPELDLDFVPNKSRPYQIDAALSNSFGFGGINSSIVVKAIRKG; encoded by the coding sequence ATGAACAATCGGTTCCCAGATAAGAAGAACGCTCCGCGCGTGGTCGTGACTGGCATGGGTGCCGTGACGCCCTTAGGAATGACCCGGCACGATTTGTTGGAGGGACTGCAAACCGGGCGCTCGGGAATTCAACGGTGGCAGAAATATCCCGGCCATCGTTACTCACAGATTGGGGGAGCGATTCCTGAATGCGCATTGGCTGACTATTTCGAGAAAACCCGATCGATGTATGCGGAACCCATGATCAAGAAGACCACACGGCTGCTACGTGCGACCCCCTATGCCGGGAGGATGACGGCACTGGCGGCGTTAGAGGCCATGAACGATAGCCGCATGGAAATTGATACCGCCGGAGATGAAACCATTGGACACGTGTTGGGCGGACACAATCTCAATATGAATTATATTTTTCAGAATACTCTTGAGCACGAACAGGACCCAGATCTGATTGATCCGCGCTATGGGCTGTTGACCTTGGACACCGATGTGTTGTCGGTGATCTCAGAACTGCTGCATCTCAAAGGACCGAGTTTTACCATCGGTGCTGCGTGTGCTAGTGGGAACCTGGCCATCATGGCCGGGCTGGATTTAATCCGCTCTGGCCGTGTGGATACCGTCTTGGTTACGGGGGGATTAATTGATTTGGATCCAGTCATCCTGACCGGATGGGGTCTCATCGATGCCATTGTGACGGACAAGTTTCTCGATGAGCCAGAGCGAGCCAGTCGGCCATTTGACGCCAAACGATCGGGCTTTGTTCCTGGCCATTGTGCGGCGGCGTTGGTGTTGGAATCTCTCGAAAACGCCAGAGAACGAGGCGCCTTTTTGTATGGAGAAATCCTCGGTGGGGGGGGGGCGTCAGATGCATCTCGAAAAACGCAGCCCCATATCGAAGGTCAGGTCCGTGCGATGCAGACGGCCTTGGATGATGCGGGCATGGCTCCGGAAGATATCAACTATATCAATGCCCATGCCCCATCCACGCCGTTAGGGGATCGGGTTGAAGTGCAGGCCATTAAAATGGTGTTGGGTCCACACGCCTATCGCATGCCGGTAAATTCCACCAAGTCACTGATCGGGCATGGGCTGTGCGCTGCAGGCGTGGTGGAATGTGTGGCCACTCTGTTGCAAATGCAAGAAGGGTTCGTCCATCCCACGTTAAATCAAGAATATCCGGATCCGGAATTGGATTTAGATTTCGTGCCGAACAAATCCCGTCCGTACCAGATTGATGCGGCGCTGTCCAACTCCTTCGGGTTCGGCGGAATTAACTCTTCCATTGTGGTGAAAGCCATACGGAAAGGATAG
- a CDS encoding SDR family oxidoreductase, whose product MGVMPAEAETTALRNTVLIVTGGSRGIGRAIVRLALERGARVVFCSRRHDEEVETLLAEIDRRFEGLGCHVQADVGKESDVQVLFDYTAQRFGPPDVVIHNAAVSQAARVVTMTTAQWDEVMTTNLTSAFLMGREAIRSFLREGRVGRLIMLGSITQGGAPSNISYATSKGGLVGFTRTVTHLYGHQGIRANVVVGGYVKTRLTEDVPFSIQQGLIETCPEKRAGTPDEIANAVLFLAGAPLRTWPRNPVYVSGGALEFSL is encoded by the coding sequence ATGGGAGTGATGCCGGCGGAAGCGGAAACAACGGCTCTCCGAAACACAGTCCTGATCGTCACCGGGGGATCACGGGGAATTGGGCGAGCAATTGTTCGGCTGGCGTTGGAACGCGGTGCACGCGTGGTGTTTTGTTCACGCCGCCATGATGAGGAGGTGGAGACGCTCTTGGCTGAAATCGATCGGCGCTTTGAAGGCCTGGGGTGTCACGTGCAAGCTGATGTGGGCAAAGAATCCGATGTCCAGGTTTTGTTCGATTACACCGCACAAAGGTTTGGTCCGCCTGACGTCGTGATCCACAACGCGGCGGTTTCTCAAGCCGCGCGCGTGGTGACAATGACGACGGCGCAATGGGATGAGGTCATGACCACGAATTTGACGAGTGCATTTTTGATGGGGCGTGAAGCCATAAGATCATTTCTTCGGGAAGGTAGAGTAGGTCGGTTGATCATGCTGGGCTCAATTACCCAGGGAGGCGCTCCATCCAATATCAGTTATGCCACAAGCAAAGGCGGGCTGGTGGGATTCACGCGTACGGTCACCCACCTCTATGGCCACCAGGGCATCAGGGCAAATGTGGTGGTTGGTGGATACGTCAAGACCAGGCTGACAGAAGACGTACCCTTCTCGATTCAACAGGGGCTAATTGAAACATGTCCGGAAAAACGTGCGGGTACGCCAGACGAAATTGCGAACGCGGTCTTGTTTTTAGCTGGAGCTCCGTTGCGTACCTGGCCTCGCAATCCGGTGTATGTCTCAGGCGGAGCCTTGGAGTTTTCACTATGA